One Dermacentor andersoni chromosome 6, qqDerAnde1_hic_scaffold, whole genome shotgun sequence genomic window carries:
- the LOC126523627 gene encoding uncharacterized protein produces the protein MNNSLIVVLSAVAIVLLSKSDAGKGPNVLQRDVPDAFKVFAAFPYAVAISDADNDTIFECMTTKRKDFDPEAKTVTYVWSINNGPGKRKHVGFHHTAGATPDATNFTVGRHSNKVEVAYIIWSDYKDCAITEVPHFGDQCTLWVSKEVEDLVPVYCLEQFHDVCGVVVPLHESDLCEDDENDEEDQDD, from the exons ATGAACAATTCTCTGATTGTGGTTTTGTCTGCTGTGGCCATCGTGCTGCTCTCCAAATCAGATGCTGGCAAAGGACCCAATGTTCTGCAGCGCGACGTACCAGACGCTTTCAAG GTATTCGCGGCGTTCCCTTACGCTGTCGCAATTTCCGACGCTGACAACGATACCATAtttgaatgcatgacgacgaagcGCAAGGACTTTGACCCCGAGGCGAAGACAGTAACCTATGTGTGGTCAATAAATAATGGTCCTGGCAAGAG GAAGCATGTTGGTTTCCACCACACCGCCGGTGCAACGCCCGATGCCACAAACTTTACAGTTGGCAGAC ATTCTAACAAGGTGGAAGTGGCGTACATAATTTGGAGCGACTACAAAGACTGCGCCATTACGGAAGTTCCGCACTTCGGAGACC AATGCACACTATGGGTGTCGAAAGAAGTGGAGGACCTTGTACCCGTGTACTGTCTCGAGCAGTTTCACGACGTATGTGGGGTCGTGGTACCCCTTCACGAAAGCGACCTCTGTGAGGATGATGAGAATGACGAGGAGGACCAAGATGACTAG